One Amycolatopsis sp. NBC_00355 genomic window carries:
- a CDS encoding RidA family protein, whose amino-acid sequence MTISLIDPKELPKVGFFRQVSIATGSKLVFMAGQVAWNADGTLVGEGDLAAQVEQCFLNVGAALAEAGGSFDNVAKLTTYVTDWSMDKMKLVTEGRDRALAKLGVTLHAPGTLIGVAALYSPDLLVEVEAIAVID is encoded by the coding sequence ATGACCATCAGCTTGATCGACCCCAAGGAACTGCCGAAAGTGGGCTTTTTCCGGCAGGTCTCAATAGCCACCGGATCGAAACTTGTGTTCATGGCCGGCCAGGTCGCCTGGAACGCGGACGGAACCTTGGTGGGCGAAGGTGATCTCGCCGCACAAGTTGAGCAATGCTTTCTCAACGTCGGCGCGGCGCTCGCCGAAGCGGGCGGCTCGTTCGACAACGTCGCGAAGCTGACCACCTATGTCACTGATTGGAGCATGGACAAAATGAAACTGGTTACCGAGGGTCGTGATCGGGCCCTCGCGAAACTCGGCGTTACGCTCCACGCGCCAGGAACGCTGATAGGCGTCGCCGCCTTGTACTCCCCCGATCTTTTGGTCGAAGTCGAAGCCATTGCCGTGATTGACTAG
- a CDS encoding TetR/AcrR family transcriptional regulator gives MTEAMTEGGSRAQERRGKRDRLIAGASQVFYEQGVERTTIADISAASGVPLGNVYYYFKAKDDIVDAVVSMRIAEIESTYAALAERHDAPADRLKALFRSLSEEAEMIAQRGCPIGSLCTELSKRVTGPEPHSAKLMQALVDGAEQQFREMGRSDAHELAVEMITAYQGTAVLSHATASPELLRREADRVDRWIDEVQPGL, from the coding sequence GTGACCGAAGCGATGACTGAGGGCGGATCACGAGCTCAGGAGCGCCGAGGGAAGCGAGACCGACTGATCGCCGGTGCTTCTCAGGTGTTCTACGAACAGGGAGTGGAGCGGACGACGATCGCCGACATCTCTGCTGCTTCCGGCGTTCCCCTGGGCAACGTGTACTACTACTTCAAGGCGAAGGACGACATCGTCGATGCTGTCGTCTCCATGCGGATAGCAGAGATCGAGTCAACGTATGCGGCTTTGGCCGAGCGGCATGACGCTCCGGCCGATCGACTCAAGGCACTGTTCAGATCACTGTCGGAGGAAGCCGAGATGATTGCGCAGCGCGGCTGCCCCATCGGCTCTCTCTGCACCGAGCTCTCCAAGCGCGTGACGGGCCCAGAGCCGCATTCGGCCAAGCTGATGCAAGCCCTCGTCGACGGGGCCGAGCAGCAGTTCCGGGAAATGGGACGCAGCGACGCTCATGAGCTCGCCGTCGAGATGATCACCGCCTACCAGGGGACCGCGGTCCTCTCCCATGCCACGGCCTCACCGGAGCTTTTGAGACGCGAGGCTGATCGCGTCGACCGCTGGATCGATGAAGTTCAGCCAGGCCTCTGA
- a CDS encoding SDR family NAD(P)-dependent oxidoreductase, with amino-acid sequence MKTVLITGANAGIGKDVARQLALRPEVARIYLACRNRDRASEAKAELEAKTGRNIFEIVLMDVADPGSVRAALASINGSLDALVMNAGGVGGRTPTALTADGVTTVFAVNVLGHAVLLETLLAEDRLGEVAVYAGSEAARGVPKFGMKRPSFVSTSANELATVINGSYFADRKPDRNLAHGQVKYIAALWMAYLARQYPGRRFITMSPGNTSGTEGPNDMGLPLRLAARYVMPVLKISHKLEVGAGRLVDGVTDPTLSSGVFYASAANTTTGPLVDQADIFPDLANPSFQDHANEAIHRFIA; translated from the coding sequence GTGAAGACCGTGCTGATCACGGGCGCCAACGCCGGAATCGGCAAGGATGTGGCCCGGCAGCTGGCATTGCGCCCTGAGGTGGCGCGGATCTACCTGGCGTGCCGGAACCGAGATCGGGCGAGCGAGGCCAAGGCCGAACTCGAAGCGAAGACCGGCCGGAACATCTTCGAGATCGTCCTCATGGACGTCGCCGACCCGGGTTCGGTCCGCGCCGCCTTGGCCAGCATCAACGGATCCCTCGACGCGCTGGTCATGAACGCCGGCGGAGTCGGCGGCCGGACGCCGACGGCTTTGACCGCCGACGGGGTCACCACAGTCTTCGCGGTGAACGTTCTGGGTCACGCCGTCCTGCTCGAGACGCTCCTGGCCGAGGACCGGCTCGGCGAGGTGGCGGTCTACGCCGGAAGCGAAGCGGCCAGGGGAGTCCCGAAGTTCGGGATGAAACGGCCATCGTTCGTCTCGACCTCCGCCAATGAACTCGCGACCGTCATCAACGGCAGCTACTTCGCGGACAGAAAGCCCGACCGCAACCTGGCCCACGGGCAGGTCAAGTACATCGCGGCCCTGTGGATGGCCTACCTGGCCCGCCAGTACCCCGGCCGACGATTCATCACCATGAGCCCTGGTAACACGTCCGGCACCGAAGGGCCCAACGATATGGGCCTCCCGCTGCGCCTGGCGGCCAGATACGTCATGCCAGTCCTGAAGATCTCCCACAAACTTGAGGTGGGCGCAGGGCGACTGGTCGACGGTGTCACCGATCCCACCCTGTCGAGTGGTGTTTTCTACGCCAGCGCCGCCAACACGACCACTGGTCCCCTGGTCGACCAGGCGGACATCTTCCCCGACCTGGCCAACCCGTCCTTTCAGGATCACGCTAACGAGGCCATCCACCGCTTTATCGCCTAA
- a CDS encoding SDR family oxidoreductase, whose product MDRYKGKKVVIIGGTSGIGLATAKMLLDGGARVLVTGRSQAGLDSAQEEIGKDAIVVSSDARSLADLDALADRAKAEFGTLDLLFVNAGFSLFAPLEQTTEATFDEMFNLNAKGPFFAVQKLSPLITDGGSIVLTTSTANVKGMPLLAAYGGAKAALRNFARMFAAELLPRGIRVNAVSPGPTDTPIAGKSMPDKDLEAQVTAQLREANPMKRFGTAEELATAVLFLAFDATFITGLELPVDGGWSQL is encoded by the coding sequence ATGGATCGGTACAAAGGTAAAAAGGTTGTCATCATCGGCGGCACCAGCGGCATAGGGCTCGCAACGGCGAAGATGCTCCTCGACGGAGGTGCGCGCGTTCTGGTGACCGGGCGCTCGCAGGCAGGCCTGGATTCGGCCCAGGAGGAGATCGGAAAGGACGCCATCGTGGTTTCGAGCGACGCGCGTTCGCTGGCGGACCTCGACGCTCTCGCCGATCGGGCGAAGGCGGAGTTCGGCACCTTGGATCTGCTCTTCGTCAACGCCGGGTTCAGCCTCTTCGCCCCCCTCGAGCAAACGACCGAGGCGACCTTCGACGAGATGTTCAACCTGAACGCCAAGGGCCCGTTTTTCGCCGTGCAGAAACTTTCGCCGCTGATCACTGACGGCGGTTCCATTGTCCTCACGACCTCGACCGCAAACGTCAAAGGGATGCCCCTGCTCGCCGCATATGGAGGAGCCAAGGCTGCGCTGCGAAACTTCGCTCGGATGTTCGCTGCCGAGCTTCTTCCCCGGGGGATTCGCGTCAACGCGGTATCACCCGGCCCTACCGACACGCCGATCGCCGGCAAGTCGATGCCCGACAAAGATCTGGAAGCCCAGGTCACCGCGCAGCTGCGTGAAGCCAATCCGATGAAGCGCTTCGGAACGGCGGAGGAACTCGCCACGGCTGTCCTCTTCCTCGCTTTCGACGCGACCTTCATCACCGGCCTCGAACTTCCGGTCGACGGGGGCTGGTCGCAACTCTGA